A DNA window from Anaerocolumna sp. AGMB13020 contains the following coding sequences:
- a CDS encoding FlxA-like family protein: MSISINSSTASTNNAGTQYENKINQLEIQMQTYEAQLQTESDLKKQTELKEKIQNLQNQIKNLQAKAAKADSTSSNTASADTKETEDNNAMNSVATVEISKQGRALADAMKESKEENV, encoded by the coding sequence ATGAGCATCTCAATAAATTCCTCTACTGCAAGTACAAATAATGCAGGCACCCAGTACGAGAACAAAATAAATCAATTAGAGATCCAGATGCAGACCTATGAAGCACAATTACAGACAGAAAGTGATTTGAAGAAACAGACAGAGCTAAAAGAAAAAATACAAAACTTACAGAATCAAATTAAGAATTTACAAGCCAAAGCAGCAAAGGCTGATAGTACTAGCAGCAATACTGCATCAGCAGATACAAAAGAAACAGAAGACAATAACGCTATGAATTCTGTTGCGACGGTAGAAATCAGCAAGCAAGGCAGAGCATTGGCTGATGCGATGAAGGAATCAAAAGAAGAAAATGTTTAG